Proteins co-encoded in one Anopheles moucheti chromosome X, idAnoMoucSN_F20_07, whole genome shotgun sequence genomic window:
- the LOC128306759 gene encoding splicing factor 1, whose product MSYKSKGKDRDHESSKSRNSMSGLNKGRDKERERKNEYEGKERYSEKGNFSTKERHRSRSRERSNERRDGRRSSKDRHGRKHSRTRDDSRERDHRRREHRERERRSRSRSRDRKHRSSGGSGVNGSGSGGSRDDRDHRHRSREHTEDARRTLESSSSSVRMDSPENYEYKSMEFTQNVISTMLLTAATASDFAKLLNSYSQQQQIQTQQQQIQTQQALFEQHNENSCSSVGSKGENGVPGSQAMGNGNSSGGEGGESSRRRKKKSRWAGGDHDKTFIPGMPTVLPSTLTPDQQEAYLVQLQIEEISRKLRTGDLMIPQNPEERSPSPEPIYSSDGKRLNTREFRTRKKLEEQRHQLIQRMQSLNPDFKPPSDYKPPVIRVSDKVLIPQEEYPDINFVGLLIGPRGNTLKAMEKDTGAKIIIRGKGSVKEGKVGRKDGQPLPGEDEPLHAFITASNPEAVKKAVDRIKDVIRQGIEVPEGHNDLRRMQLRELAQLNGTLRETDGPRCNNCGSNEHKSWLCPDKPNITNNIVCSACGGTGHIARDCRSKRPGHGGPPATGGGGGSTATKIDEEYMSLMAELGEAPPPQDNNHGYGHGGGNSNGGGGNGGSRGSYNMFEPRSAPRPLMATPHHPPSLMGNSQQTSNGGNNGNTTQSGNGNGGGAAGGGGGGGGGGSGANSGNGHQWPPMMPMPPIPPSLPTPPPPPPAVPSLMQWTPPQPPLPPNGDAMVPAPNHHSYSAGVAPPGLGGWGKGTGSMLPSGWPPAPSGFVPPPPGPAPPPPPISGMPSHILAPPPPPPPS is encoded by the exons ATGAGTTATAAGTCGAAAGGAAAGGACCGTGATCACGAGAGCAGCAAATCCCGCAACAGTATGTCGGGATTAAATAAAGGGCGTGACAAGGAACGCGAACGCAAAAA TGAGTACGAGGGCAAGGAGCGGTATTCGGAGAAGGGTAACTTCAGCACAAAAGAACGACACCGCAGCAGGAGCCGAGAGCGCAGCAACGAACGGCGCGATGGACGCCGCAGCAGCAAGGATCGGCACGGTAGAAAACACAGCCGGACCCGTGACGACAGCCGGGAGCGTGATCACCGCAGACGGGAGCACCGCGAACGAGAACGACGCAGCCGAAGTCGCAGCCGGGACCGGAAGCATCGCAGCAGCGGCGGTAGTGGTGTAAATggtagtggtagtggtggtagcCGAGACGATCGGGACCACCGTCACCGGTCCCGCGAGCACACGGAGGACGCGCGCAGAACGCtcgagagcagcagcagcagcgtccggATGGACAGTCCGGAAAACTATGAGTACAAGAGCATGGAGTTTACGCAGAACGTTATTTCGACGATGTTGCTAACCGCGGCGACAGCGAGTGACTTTGCTAAATTACTAAACAGTTAtagccaacagcagcagatacagacacagcagcaacaaatccAAACCCAGCAGGCACTGTTCGAGCAGCACAACGAAAACAGCTGCTCCTCGGTCGGATCAAAAG GTGAGAACGGCGTTCCCGGTTCGCAAGCGATGGGTAATGGCAACAGCAGCGGCGGTGAGGGCGGTGAATCTTCCCGGCGACGTAAGAAAAAGTCGCGATGGGCCGGTGGTGATCACGATAAAACGTTCATTCCCGGTATGCCAACGGTACTGCCATCAACGCTGACACCCGACCAGCAGGAAGCGTACTTAG TGCAACTCCAAATAGAGGAAATCAGCCGCAAGCTACGTACGGGTGATCTCATGATACCGCAGAACCCGGAAGAAAG GTCACCGTCGCCCGAACCGATTTACAGTAGCGATGGTAAGCGGCTGAACACGCGCGAGTTCCGCACGCGCAAGAAGCTGGAGGAACAGCGCCACCAGCTGATTCAGCGCATGCAGTCACTGAATCCCGACTTTAAACCCCCTTCGGACTACAA accGCCAGTAATACGCGTCAGCGACAAGGTGTTGATCCCGCAGGAGGAGTATCCGGACATAAACTTCGTCGGTTTGCTGATCGGTCCGCGCGGCAACACGCTGAAAGCGATGGAAAAGGACACCGGTGCGAAGATCATCATACGCGGCAAGGGTTCGGTAAAGGAGGGTAAGGTAGGGCGTAAGGATGGTCAGCCGCTGCCGGGTGAGGACGAACCGCTGCACGCGTTCATCACCGCCAGCAACCCGGAAGCGGTGAAGAAGGCGGTCGACCGCATCAAGGACGTTATCCGGCAGGGCATCGAGGTGCCGGAAGGGCACAACGATCTGCGCCGGATGCAGCTGCGTGAGCTGGCGCAGCTGAACGGTACGCTGCGGGAAACGGATGGACCGCGCTGCAACAACTGTGGCTCGAACGAGCACAAGAGCTGGCTGTGCCCGGACAAACCGAACATCACGAACAACATCGTCTGCTCGGCGTGCGGCGGTACCGGCCACATTGCGCGCGACTGTCGCAGCAAACGTCCCGGCCACGGTGGACCACCGGCGACCGGCGGTGGAGGTGGCAGCACCGCTACGAAGATCGACGAGGAGTACATGAGCCTGATGGCGGAGCTTGGTGAGGCGCCACCGCCGCAGGACAACAACCACGGCTACGGTCACGGTGGTGGGAACAGTAACGGGGGTGGTGGAAACGGTGGGTCACGCGGTTCCTACAACATGTTCGAACCGCGGTCGGCACCACGCCCACTGATGGCAACACCGCACCATCCACCCTCGCTGATGGGCAACAGCCAACAAACGTCAAACGGCGGCAATAACGGTAACACCACCCAGTCGGGCAATggcaatggtggtggtgctgcaggcggaggtggtggtggtggtggtggtggcagtggTGCTAACTCCGGCAATGGACACCAGTGGCCACCGATGATGCCGATGCCACCCATTCCACCATCGCTACCcacaccaccgccgccaccaccggcCGTCCCGTCGCTGATGCAGTGGACACCACCACAGCCACCCCTACCACCGAACGGGGACGCGATGGTACCGGCACCGAACCACCATTCGTACAGTGCCGGTGTCGCACCGCCCGGTTTGGGCGGGTGGGGCAAGGGTACCGGCAGTATGCTGCCGTCCGGGTGGCCGCCCGCACCGAGCGGGTTTGTACCACCGCCGCCCGGGCCggcaccaccgccaccaccgatTTCCGGCATGCCATCACACATTTTagcgccgccaccaccaccaccaccctcctAA
- the LOC128306525 gene encoding adenomatous polyposis coli protein-like: MPKPSEESYGSLGKPDSSLDDDFELDELAVSRKPHFLDYDNKPPAELVEQHHCWNGAGKEEEMVVGEEKKQEEDVPFGTAVCEHSFLYQRTPVAPEGTATIPIMNVSYDVTTATVTTLNILPAKKQGGVVNGTRGGGGTWPLKERPVAMSPRRQQQQEQQPQQQHHSLNRGELGEVGPKMECVYSLLSMLGSTNVLEMSCKFLELSRNEEKCSALRRSGCVPLLVHIIHNEPNEVARRNARHALVNVVRCNVDEGSARRELKVLRLIDQLIDYTDLLKEQTRENGRPEVEDTVLLEKEPPVGSGSTTAPDPERHPIQAIGTLAKISYDEEHRHAMCQFGALQTIASLIQLDHHAHGSATPDALKCVEMRRYASMVLTNLTFGQGNNKALLCSNREFMRSLVSQLSCTELVQVTASVLRNLSWRADAITKQTLVEIETVTLLMEAAMRCTVENTLKSILSALWNLSNHCAQNRAKVCEVTGALEFLIDLLTYEAPSKTWSIVENAGGILRNVSSHIAQCEQFRRVLREKQCLKLLLDQLKSPSLTVVSNACGTLGNLSSENDDDQRFLREHGAIPMLRSLIYSKHNIISNGSRLALKNLQQQQQQQSQRPPVAPATNLHETHPDAPGWNGKVDGVIVQPGKGGGGLPGLNVRKQRAMEQELGCAFYRKQTDTAQETVGEEVNTVGDGGSSPDRDPEPETPINYGLSEERLHQHSYDYQVTDIDQLTDYSLRYAENQSDSEEEDEEEKDDERGVTYRRRASGTGDPSVNVLMPEDSVKCYYTEGTPQIISSATSMSDLRAVVSGSQMKPVEAESAATTVVVVASDEGMVGVPVIKSNPIPIGRGLAVGDDMGCNTPDKPYNYCEEGTPDFSREASLSIIDLSHHPDERRADEKQQHQQRELDKHQQQQQQQQQQHTKLPTPTAVVVGDPNGSISGPVGKSVSFLNTGGADETPLMFSRTSSMGSLSSAEPACTDDKSSIVSEFSRMASGVMSPSELPDSPTQTIPHSPHPQPKRPMLAKTLPPDENGEGRTRDCGNGRVGGDDGVGAFADTVSKFNVEHTPAQFSCATSLSNLSLEEKDEIKQEVEQQQHHHGLLETRMEDTDGVPSQPPVLPNPADVLLGMMNGTTNATTTDEGHASDVDSDAGGGEDDELLASCISIGMNSVAARSVAKQQSSFQAGSLQSLRYRDGNEAGNDSDDSSNLSDSNDLLEECILSGMPKPKQQSHPLMPPGGPVVKENPFKMMRTNHTMVAPANDELNPFHIEDSPCNFSTISALSELTMASDTNATSMHDKSLESIDRELIDSLVKDGFPKKRELVVSSPSIESETDDHLLDEAIAAGITGKVQQARGNGTDGTKQPKKDTFGRHEATTSGGWMSPPQAQPTNDDSLPDDLDDSEQEEDYQLLVECIQKGMRPVGPAKGGAPLVTNYHDGEEQLSLTVGGMMQRSNHTNPTKQTSHPKNVQTTPAMSKGVGAFEVSPGVGSKQSCLPSVRSINGGRRQRAPEAKPSPAARSQTDMSDSTDTPIYFSLPSSASNTADSIIGVAPSGTITGADMRRDHERTVAGEVTMSSARTVLIGSEKDRPVGETAVGELPIDGGSCAKHKNPERMLQSVERLTQELVAQVEERHGRTEPTESGRSESVATSDSAALEFKIGEVVTNNQSSSGVGLNGYLPDNARVVDLEEGNLECEEPPSILYKLSMSYVHHDVAGPGTHDCTSLAPIEEQTDRVKPVRVPSNPGTPRIQKMQRESTITKEIDEGKSKPLRASPAKSLKKETDQTTSMKPVVESVTKVVRSRQAMTKVVIATGKANTKPSPGSPVHRPTGKTILPVHSQRASPNVTGATKKHRPEATAPRTQTIKPAAGIARQDTFVLDKPTLTVHVPKPMPKAGSTATEQPGTDIKSNSTASKIPLPKGEKISKPSSRIPPPKRTLAGKQSSKFGAQKSPPVGGVLRK, encoded by the exons atgCCGAAACCGTCGGAGGAAAGTTACGGCTCGCTCGGAAAGCCGGATTCATCCCTGGACGATGATTTCGAGCTGGACGAGCTGGCCGTATCGCGGAAGCCACATTTTCTCGACTACGACAACAAACCACCGGCGGAGCTGGTCGAGCAGCACCATTGTTGGAATGGAGCCGGTAAGGAAGAGGAGATGGTGGTTGGGGAGGAGAAGAAGCAAGAGGAGGACGTGCCGTTCGGCACAGCGGTGTGTGAACATTCGTTCCTTTACCAGCGTACACCGGTGGCACCAGAAGGAACGGCCACCATACCGATCATGAATGTATCGTACGATGTAACTACAGCAACTGTCACCACACTAAACATCCTGCCGGCCAAGAAACAGGGTGGCGTGGTAAACGGTACACGAGGCGGAGGTGGTACCTGGCCACTAAAAGAACGGCCCGTAGCAATGTCACCACgacggcaacagcaacaagagCAACAAccccagcagcaacatcattcGCTGAATCGGGGCGAGTTGGGTGAGGTTGGTCCGAAGATGGAGTGTGTCTACTCGTTACTGTCCATGCTCGGGTCGACGAACGTGCTCGAGATGTCCTGTAAGTTTCTAGAGCTGTCACGTAACGAGGAAAAGTGTTCCGCACTGCGCCGTTCCGGCTGTGTCCCACTGCTGGTGCACATCATACACAACGAACCGAACGAGGTGGCACGCCGGAACGCGCGCCATGCACTGGTGAATGTGGTTCGATGCAATGTGGACGAAGGATCGGCTCGGCGGGAGCTCAAAGTGCTCCGACTGATCGATCAGCTAATCGACTATACCGACTTGCTGAAGGAGCAAACGCGCGAAAACGGTCGCCCGGAAGTGGAAGACACGGTACTGCTGGAAAAGGAACCGCCGGTCGGAAGCGGATCAACGACGGCACCGGATCCGGAACGTCATCCGATACAGGCGATAGGGACGCTTGCTAAGATAAGTTACGACGAGGAGCACCGGCACGCCATGTGTCAGTTCGGTGCGCTGCAAACGATCGCTTCCCTCATCCAGCTGGACCATCACGCGCACGGTAGCGCAACACCCGATGCGCTGAAATGCGTGGAGATGCGCCGGTACGCCAGCATGGTACTGACCAACCTTACGTTCGGGCAAGGCAACAATAAAGCACTGCTGTGTTCGAACCGCGAGTTTATGCGGTCGCTGGTGTCGCAGCTTAGCTGCACCGAGCTGGTACAGGTGACCGCGTCCGTGCTGCGCAATCTATCCTGGCGCGCGGACGCCATCACGAAGCAGACGCTGGTCGAGATCGAAACGGTAACGCTGCTGATGGAGGCGGCCATGCGCTGCACGGTGGAAAACACGCTCAAATCGATCCTGTCCGCGCTCTGGAACTTGTCCAACCATTGCGCACAGAATCGGGCCAAAGTTTGTGAGGTTACCGGTGCGCTTGAGTTTCTGATCGATCTGCTCACGTACGAAGCGCCGAGCAAGACGTGGAGCATTGTGGAGAACGCGGGCGGCATACTGCGCAACGTCTCTAGTCATATCGCACAGTGCGAACAGTTTCGACGGGTACTGCGGGAGAAGCAGTGCCTGAAGTTGCTGCTCGATCAGCTCAAATCGCCCAGTCTGACGGTGGTGAGCAATGCGTGCGGTACGCTTGGGAACCTGTCGAGCGAGAACGATGACGATCAGCGTTTCCTCCGGGAGCACGGTGCAATACCGATGCTGCGTTCGCTCATCTACAGCAAGCACAACATCATCTCGAACGGATCGCGGCTGGCGTTGAAGAatcttcagcagcagcagcagcagcagtcgcaGCGTCCACCGGTAGCACCCGCGACGAACCTTCACGAGACGCACCCGGATGCACCGGGATGGAACGGGAAGGTGGATGGTGTGATAGTCCAACCCGGCAAGGGTGGCGGTGGATTGCCGGGGTTGAATGTAAGGAAGCAACGTGCCATGGAGCAGGAGCTGGGTTGTGCTTTTTATCGGAAGCAAACCGACACAGCGCAGGAGACGGTTGGTGAGGAGGTGAACACGGTGGGGGACGGTGGGTCGTCACCGGATCGCGACCCGGAGCCGGAAACGCCCATCAACTATGGTTTATCGGAGGAACGTTTGCATCAGCACTCGTACGATTACCAGGTAACGGACATTGATCAGCTGACGGACTATTCGCTGAGGTACGCCGAAAATCAGTCCGACTCGGAAGAGGAGGACGAGGAGGAAAAGGACGATGAAAGGGGGGTGACGTATCGGCGGCGAGCGAGCGGAACCGGCGATCCGTCGGTGAACGTACTGATGCCGGAAGATTCGGTGAAATGTTATTACACCGAGGGTACGCCTCAGATAATCTCAAGCGCCACCTCGATGAGTGATCTGCGTGCGGTTGTGTCGGGATCGCAGATGAAACCGGTGGAGGCGGAATCGGCTGCCACGACGGTGGTCGTCGTGGCATCCGACGAAGGTATGGTGGGGGTGCCGGTGATCAAGTCGAACCCGATCCCGATCGGACGCGGGCTGGCCGTTGGTGACGATATGGGCTGCAACACGCCGGACAAACCGTACAACTACTGCGAGGAAGGCACGCCAGACTTTAGCCGCGAGGCATCGCTCAGTATAATCGATTTGTCGCACCATCCGGACGAACGTAGGGCCGACGAgaagcaacagcatcagcaacgTGAGCTCGAtaagcatcagcagcagcagcagcagcagcagcagcagcacacgaAACTACCCACCCCAACGGCAGTAGTTGTCGGCGATCCGAACGGAAGCATTTCTGGTCCGGTGGGGAAATCGGTTTCGTTTCTCAATACCGGTGGTGCCGACGAAACGCCGCTAATGTTTTCTCGCACCAGCTCGATGGGTTCGTTATCGAGCGCTGAGCCGGCCTGCACCGACGACAAGAGCTCGATCGTGAGCGAGTTTAGCCGGATGGCGTCCGGTGTGATGTCACCGTCCGAGCTGCCCGATTCGCCGACCCAAACGATCCCACATTCACCGCATCCGCAGCCAAAGCGACCGATGCTGGCGAAGACACTGCCGCCGGACGAGAACGGAGAGGGCCGCACCAGGGACTGTGGGAATGGTCGTGTCGGGGGCGATGATGGTGTGGGTGCGTTCGCGGATACGGTCAGCAAGTTTAACGTCGAACACACGCCGGCACAGTTTTCGTGCGCCACAAGCCTCAGCAACCTTAGCCTGGAGGAGAAGGACGAAATAAAGCAGGAGGtggaacagcagcaacatcatcacgGGTTGTTGGAGACTCGAATGGAGGACACCGATGGTGTACCATCGCAACCACCAGTGCTGCCCAATCCGGCGGATGTACTGCTCGGTATGATGAACGGCACGACAAACGCCACTACCACTGACGAGGGTCACGCATCCGATGTGGACTCAGATGCGGGTGGCGGTGAGGATGACGAACTGCTCGCATCGTGTATCAGTATTGGCATGAACAGTGTCGCTGCGCGCAGTGTTGCCAAACAGCAAAGCTCGTTCCAGGCGGGTTCGTTGCAGTCACTCAGGTATCGGGATGGTAACGAGGCGGGAAACGATTCGGACGACAGCTCCAACCTCTCCGACAGCAATGACCTGCTGGAGGAGTGCATCTTGAGCGGTATGCCAAAGCCGAAACAGCAGTCCCATCCGCTGATGCCACCGGGCGGGCCCGTGGTGAAGGAGAACCCGTTCAAAATGATGCGCACAAACCATACGATGGTGGCACCGGCAAACGATGAGCTGAACCCGTTCCACATTGAGGATAGCCCGTGCAATTTCTCCACCATCTCAGCACTGTCCGAGCTGACGATGGCATCCGACACGAATGCAACCTCGATGCACGACAAATCTCTCGAAAG CATCGACCGTGAGCTGATTGATTCCCTGGTGAAGGATGGCTTTCCGAAGAAGCGGGAGCTGGTGGTCAGTTCACCGTCGATCGAGTCCGAAACGGACGATCATTTGCTGGACGAAGCAATTGCAGCCGGTATCACTGGGAAAGTGCAGCAGGCTCGTG GCAACGGTACCGATGGTACGAAGCAACCGAAGAAGGATACGTTCGGGCGTCATGAGGCAACGACGAGCGGTGGCTGGATGTCACCACCACAGGCGCAACCAACCAATGACGATAGCCTGCCGGATGATCTTGACGATTCGGAGCAGGAGGAAGACTACCAGCTGCTGGTGGAATGTATTCAGAAGGGTATGCGTCCGGTCGGTCCCGCAAAGGGTGGTGCACCGTTGGTCACAAACTATCACGACGGTGAGGAGCAGTTGTCACTAACGGTGGGTGGTATGATGCAGCGCTCGAACCACACCAACCCGACCAAGCAAACGTCTCATCCAAAAAACGTGCAAACTACGCCTGCGATGTCGAAGGGTGTCGGTGCCTTCGAAGTGTCGCCAGGCGtaggaagcaaacaaagctGCTTACCATCGGTCCGGTCAATCAACGGTGGCCGGCGGCAGCGAGCCCCGGAAGCGAAACCGTCACCGGCGGCCCGTTCCCAAACGGATATGTCCGACAGCACCGACACACCCATTTACTTCAGCCTGCCGTCATCGGCGTCGAACACGGCCGACAGCATCATCGGGGTGGCACCGTCCGGCACGATCACCGGGGCCGACATGCGACGGGACCACGAGCGAACAGTGGCGGGGGAGGTGACCATGTCTTCCGCCCGCACAGTCCTGATTGGGTCTGAAAAGGATCGGCCGGTAGGCGAGACGGCTGTAGGCGAACTCCCCATCGATGGTGGTTCCTGTGCGAAACACAAAAACCCGGAACGAATGCTCCAGTCGGTTGAACGGCTTACGCAGGAGCTTGTGGCGCAGGTGGAAGAACGTCACGGGCGCACGGAACCGACCGAGAGTGGCAGAAGTGAGAGCGTTGCGACGTCTGATTCGGCCGCATTAGAGTTCAAGATAGGCGAGGTGGTGACGAACAATCAGAGTAGTTCTGGTGTGGGGTTGAACGGTTATCTTCCGGATAATGCGCGGGTGGTTGATCTGGAGGAAGGTAATCTAGAGTGCGAAGAACCACCATCCATCCTGTACAAGCTGTCTATGTCGTATGTGCACCACGATGTCGCTGGGCCCGGTACACACGATTGCACTTCGCTCGCACCGATAGAGGAGCAAACGGATCGGGTAAAGCCCGTACGCGTGCCTTCGAACCCTGGTACGCCGAGAATTCAAAAAATGCAACGCGAGTCCACCATTACCAAGGAAATAGATGAGGGCAAG agtaaacctcTTAGAGCATCACCAGCTAaaagcttgaagaaagagacTGATCAGACTACAtctatgaaaccggtcgtggaaagcgttacaAAGGTTGTGCGCAGTCGGCAAGCTATGACGAAGGTTGTCATTGCAACCGGTAAAGCTAACACGAAGCCATCACCGGGCAGCCCTGTACATCGGCCGACGGGGAAAACGATCTTGCCAGTGCATTCGCAACGTGCGAGCCCGAACGTGACGGGCGCGACGAAAAAGCACCGACCGGAAGCAACGGCTCCGAGGACCCAAACGATCAAACCGGCGGCTGGTATCGCACGACAGGATACGTTCGTGCTGGATAAACCGACCCTCACGGTGCACGTTCCGAAGCCCATGCCAAAGGCGGGTTCCACTGCGACCGAGCAACCGGGAACGGACATTAAAAGTAActcaactgcttccaaaattcCTTTACCAAAGGGTGAAAAAATTAGCAAACCGTCGAGCCGTATCCCGCCACCGAAGCGGACACTCGCTGGCAAGCAGTCGTCCAAGTTCGGTGCGCAGAAATCCCCCCCGGTCGGTGGCGTACTACGGAAGTAG
- the LOC128307251 gene encoding zinc finger and BTB domain-containing protein 18-like, whose amino-acid sequence MQQVLWKKHFDELYGAVKDILHHHSYEDCTIVCEGELFRAHRFLLASVSPYFHKILSQNDTNTTVVLKDVSPHVMRIIMQFLYYGEATIFNGDLENVVAAAEHLDMIPVVAMLRNQGKEQTHNRSTGSYLGYDVNTLDHAATPPRISVRSQYMAPRNRKRIAPDSDDEQLTDGQGLSPVELTINSGREKDHGTLQPASPQRSQHTGPLSPVKPEPTPVRDPELTPSIHDATMSPRTVSQSSSVDESGDKLWPYYDSVGLKLLTNAVQTTSTEADKRKQSVGRNPLTPCGKTAPAVYDHVSRTSLTDHETPHLATMTPGEKWFQGRLEFMLSQRGKPLLVHDGHSFGIQYIRKDKKYWQCNLSRKYNCKARVTTTDTGDIIVTNNEHCHTEIRQHLRKDYKTMKLAASLAANRGLSALPLFSPKSLALPNLANAFLQSGGADATNLCHTSPNASHQSEPAQEPGSLNLTINQLIKRETGNYSE is encoded by the exons ATGCAACAAGTTTTGTGGAAAAAACATTTTGACGAGCTGTACGGTGCAGTGAAAGACATTTTGCATCACCATTCGTACGAGGACTGTACGATCGTGTGCGAGGGCGAACTGTTCCGGGCGCACCGATTTTTACTGGCGAGTGTGAGCCcatattttcataaaattttgtcacaaaacgacacaaacacaaccg TGGTGCTGAAGGATGTATCACCGCACGTAATGCGCATCATCATGCAGTTTCTGTACTACGGCGAGGCAACCATCTTTAACGGCGATCTGGAGAATGTGGTGGCCGCCGCCGAACATCTGGACATGATCCCGGTGGTTGCGATGTTGCGAAACCAGGGCAAGGAGCAAACGCACAATCGGTCCACCGGTAGCTATCTGGGTTATGACGTGAACACGCTAGATCACGCAGCGACACCGCCCAGGATAAGTGTACGGTCGCAGTATATGGCGCCAAGGAATCGCAAGCGCATCGCACCGGACTCGGACGATGAGCAGCTGACCGATGGGCAGGGCCTCAGTCCCGTGGAGCTGACGATCAACTCGGGCCGGGAGAAGGACCACGGTACGCTACAGCCGGCATCACCGCAACGGTCCCAGCACACCGGGCCACTGTCGCCAGTGAAGCCGGAACCGACGCCGGTACGCGACCCAGAGCTTACGCCATCAATCCACGATGCAACAATGTCACCCCGCACGGTATCGCAATCCTCGTCGGTCGACGAGTCCGGCGACAAACTGTGGCCGTACTACGACAGCGTGGGCCTGAAGTTGCTCACCAACGCCGTCCAAACAACGTCAACCGAAGCGGACAAGCGGAAGCAGAGCGTCGGCAGAAATCCACTAACACCCTGTGGCAAGACCGCACCAG CTGTATATGACCATGTCTCACGTACAAGCCTGACAGATCACGAAACACCACACCTCGCTACAA TGACGCCTGGGGAAAAATGGTTCCAGGGCCGGTTAGAGTTTATGCTGAGCCAGCGTGGGAAACCGCTGCTCGTACACGATGGTCACTCGTTCGGCATACAGTACATCCGGAAGGACAAGAAGTACTGGCAGTGCAATCTGTCCCGAAAGTACAACTGCAAGGCGCGGGTAACGACCACCGATACCGGCGACATCATCGTAACGAACAACGAGCACTGCCACACGGAGATCCGTCAGCATCTGCGCAAAGACTACAAGACGATGAAGCTGGCCGCCTCACTCGCAGCTAACCGGGGCCTGTCGGCATTGCCACTGTTTTCGCCCAAATCGTTAGCGCTACCGAACCTGGCCAACGCCTTCCTGCAGTCCGGTGGGGCAGACGCGACAAACCTTTGCCACACCAGCCCCAATGCCAGCCATCAGAGTGAACCGGCGCAGGAGCCGGGCAGCCTCAACCTCACCATCAACCAATTGATCAAACGGGAGACGGGCAACTACAGCGAATGA